The DNA region GAGGCTGTCTATGTTGCGCAGGAGGACTTCGCGGATCGCGGCGGTGATGACGGGCTTGGAGAGGTAGTCATCCATGCCGGCTTCGAGGAGGCGTTCGCGCTCGGCGGGGAGGACGTTGGCGGTGAGGGCGATGATGCGGAGGTGGCGCGGGATGCGGGGATCGCGGGAGATCTGGGCGGCGCGGATGAGTTTGGTCGCTTCGATGCCGTCCATGACGGGCATCTGTTCGTCCATGAAAATGATGTCGTAGGGCTGGCGGTGGAGCGCCTCGATGGCGTCGCGACCGTGGTTGGCGAAGTCGGCGCGGTAGCCGAGGCGGAGTAGTTGATGGCCGGTGACGGTCTGGTTGATGGCGTTGTCGTCCACGACGAGGATGCGGACGGCTTCCTGAAGCTCGGGGGATTCCTCGTAATGAGCGATGGAGTCCGCAGCGGTGTGGCCGCTATCCATCGCGGAGCGGATGGCGTCGAAGAGCGGGTTGGGTTTGATGGGTTTGAGCAGGCACGACGTGATGCGGTGCGACTCGAGTTGCGCGGGGCTGAGTTTGTCGCCGAGGGAGGTGATGAGGATTTTGACCGGCTGCGGGAGATCGGTGAGGGCGTTGATGGCGTTGGCGAGTTCGAGGCCGTCCATCTCGGGCATGTGGTAATCGAGAAGGACGAGATCGAAGGGCGCGCCCTCGAGAAAGGCGTGGCGGAGGGCGGCGAGGGCGGCGGGGCCGCTGGGGGCTTCGTCGTGGGGGATACGCCGATACGTGAGCTGGTGGCGGAGAACTTTGCGGTTGGTCTCGTTGTCGTCCACGATGAGAGCGCGGCGGACGGGGATGTTGAACGGGGCGGCGCTGAGGGCCATGCCGACGGGGCGCGTGAAATGGGCGGTGAACCAGAAGGTGCTGCCCTTGCCCGCTTCGCTGCGGATGCCGACCTGGCCGCCCATCATCTCGACGATGCGTTTGCAGATCGCGAGGCCGAGGCCGGTGCCGCCGTATTTGCGGCTGGTGGAGCTGTCGGCCTGGGTGAAGGGCTGGAAAAGAGTTTTCTGAATCTCGGGGGAAATACCGATGCCGGTGTCGGTGACTTCGAAGCGGAGCGTGCAGTCGCGTTCGGATTTCTGATCGCAGGTGACGTGGAGGAAGACTTCGCCGTGTTCGGTAAACTTGATGGCGTTGCCGATGAGATTAAAGAGCACCTGGCGGAGGCGCGCGGTGTCGCCGTGGAGGCGCGTGGGGACGTCGGATTCGACGAGGAAGGCGAGTTCGAGTTTTTTGCTGGCGGCGGGCTGGGCCTGGAGATCGAGGGCGGCGTGGACGGCTTCGCTGAGGAGAAAGTCGGCGCGTTCGAGGACGATCTTGCCGGCTTCGATTTTGGAGAAGTCGAGGATCTCGTTAACGACGGAGAGGAGTGCCTCGCCGCTGCGGCTGAGCGTCTGGACGAAGTCGCGCTGGAGATGGGTGAGCTCGGTCTGGAGGAGAAGATCGGACATGCCGATGATGCCGTTGAGAGGCGTGCGGACCTCGTGGGACATGTTCGCGAGGAACATGCTCTTGGCCTCGTTGGCAGCTTCGGCGGCGGTCTTGGCCTTGTAGAGTTCGGACTCGATGTTGGCGCGCTCGACGATCTCGGAGGTGAGCTTGCGGTTGGCGTCCATCATCTCGGCGGTGCGCTCGGCGACGGCTTGTTCGAGGGTGGAGAGGCGCTCGTGGTGATCGCGCTGGAGCGACCATTTCTCGGTGAGCGTGCCGGCCATCTGACGGACCTCGATGTTGTCGAAAGGTTTTTTGAGGATGAGGAGACGGTCGTTGCGGCCGAGGCGGCCGAGGAGTTCGTCCCAGGAGTAGTCGGAGTAGGCGGTGCAGATGACGGCCTGGATGTCGGGATCGAGCTGCCAGAGACGTTCGAGTGTCTCGAGGCCGTCGATACCGGGAGGCATCCGCATATCAACGAAGGCGAGGGCGAAGGGGCGGCCGGCGTTGAGCGCGTCGCGGACCTTGGCGACGCCTTCTTCTCCCTGGAACGCAGAGGAGAGGTCGAAGTTTACTGCGCCGCTTTGGGGCTTGGCGCTGCCGAAGAGCTCGGCCTCGAGGTCATCGAGTTTGTTCTGCTGCTGGTCCTTGCCGCGTAGGATGCGTGCGAAGTCCTCATGGATGGCGTGGTTGTCATCGATGATGATTATCCGGCGATTTTTTTCGCTCTGTGCGGGTGGCATGAGAGGACGTGGCGGGCGGACATTAAAAGTCGCATGGCCACGCTACGAGGGGCGGAGCGCGGTCATGCGGTGAGGGAGGGGGGATTGGGAAAGTGACTTAATGCTCAATCGGCTAAGTCACGCGTGGCTTGAGTGTTTCGTGGGTTGGGCGGGCGGAGGCAAGCGGGGGAGTGGCGGGGAAATAAAAAGGGCGCGCCGGCCAGAAGCCAACGCGCCCGATGGTAAGGGAGCTGTGAAAAAATACCTAGAACCCGTTAGACCGTATGGGTTTTGAAGGATTCGAGCTTCCAGAGCGGCTGCTTGGACTCGGTGGCGATCTCGTTGAAGGCCTCGACTTCGGCCTTGGTGAAGAGGAGTCCACCGGCTGCGGCGGTGTGTTTGGCGAAGGCGGCTTCGAGCTGGCCGGGGAGCATGCACTTCTCGTTGCCGTGACCGAGGACGTCGTCGATGACGGCCTTCACGTTTTGCGCCTGGTTGCGGCCCTTGGCGAAAGCGCCGGAGCTGATCGCGTCGGGGTGGATGACCTGGAAGAAGAACACGCAGGTGCCCTTGTCGCCCGTGGGGACGTTTTCCCAGCGGTTGCGGATGGTGGGGAGCGAACCGCCGATGAAGCCGCCGACGATCTCGTTGATGAGCGAGAGGCCGTAGCCCTTGTGTGCGCCGAACGGCATGAGGAACTTGGCTTTGTTCGGGTCGGTGGTGACGACGCCGTTTTCATCGACAGCGGCGTCGGGCGGGAGGTTTTTGCCTTCGCGCTTGAGCTGCTGGACGCGGCCCATGGCGACGACGGACGTGGCCCAGTCGATCACGATTGGGTAGCCAACGGCGTCGGTCGTGGGGAAGCCCCATGAATGCGGGTTGGTGCCGAGGGTGGGGAACTTGCCACCAAACGGAACGACCTCGGCGAGGGCCGCGGTGCAGTTCGTGTAGGCAATGTAGCCTTTGCGCGCGGCGTCCATGACGTAGCCGCCGCCCCAGAGATAGTGGAAGGCGTTGTCCACGGAGACGGTGCCGACGCCGTATTTGTCGGCGAGGCGGATGGCTTCGTCCATGGCGCGGTAGGCCGTGGACTGGCCGAGCTTCTTGTTGGCGTTCCAGATCTTGGCGGCCTCGAACTTCGAGGGCTTCACGTCGATCTGCGCGCCGGGGACGCAGCCCTTCGAGCCGGAGCCGAAGAGGTGGTCGAGGTGGAGGGCCTTGATGCCGTTGTGGGTGCGGATGCCGTGGCGGGAAGCCTCGGCGCAGAAACGCGCGCCTTCGGCCGATTCGTCGGCGAGGAATCCGCGGTGTTGATACGCCGCTTGGACGAGGGCGTTGTGCTGCTGTTCAGGGACGACGTAGTAGGTTTCGGGCATGGCGGGTAAATAGGTTATTTGGCGGAAACTTCGGGATTGGCCTGGGCGATGGGTTGTTTGCCGGCGAGGAAGCGCGTGAGGTTTTCGACGGCGCAGGAGGCCTGGCGTTGGACGCTCTCGTGGGTGCGGCTGCCGATGTGCGGCGTGAGCACGGTGCCGGGGAGGCCGAGGAGCGGGTGGTCGGCGGGCGGTGGCTCCTGGTCGAGGACGTCGGCGCCGTAGCGGATCTTGCCGGCCTTGATGGCTTCGACGAGCGGGGCGAGTTCGAGGAGTTCGCCGCGGCCGGTGTTCACGATGACAGTGCCGGGCTTGAGGAGGGCGAGGCGGCGGGCGTTGATGAGGCCCTTGGTTTTTTCGGTGAGCTTGGTGTGGAGGGAAACGAAGTCGGCCTGCTTGAGACCTTCGTCGAGATCTTCGACGCGTTGGAGGTCGTACCAGCGGGCGAAGTCTTCCTCCCAGTAGTTGGCGAAGATGATGACTTTGAGGCCGAAGGCGCGGGCGCGGATGGCGACTTCCTTCGAGAT from Nibricoccus aquaticus includes:
- a CDS encoding Ldh family oxidoreductase is translated as MPETYYVVPEQQHNALVQAAYQHRGFLADESAEGARFCAEASRHGIRTHNGIKALHLDHLFGSGSKGCVPGAQIDVKPSKFEAAKIWNANKKLGQSTAYRAMDEAIRLADKYGVGTVSVDNAFHYLWGGGYVMDAARKGYIAYTNCTAALAEVVPFGGKFPTLGTNPHSWGFPTTDAVGYPIVIDWATSVVAMGRVQQLKREGKNLPPDAAVDENGVVTTDPNKAKFLMPFGAHKGYGLSLINEIVGGFIGGSLPTIRNRWENVPTGDKGTCVFFFQVIHPDAISSGAFAKGRNQAQNVKAVIDDVLGHGNEKCMLPGQLEAAFAKHTAAAGGLLFTKAEVEAFNEIATESKQPLWKLESFKTHTV
- a CDS encoding phosphoglycerate dehydrogenase is translated as MTRVLLTTTSFQDTPGIHHDMLAAAGFEIVRERGPLPESRMLELAGQFDAYLCGDDALTRQVIQKSLPRLKVISKYGIGLDKIDVKAATDLKVPVLFTPGVNHTTVAEHTFALLLAVVRNLVVEANHVAAGRWTRITGNELCGKTLLLVGLGRISKEVAIRARAFGLKVIIFANYWEEDFARWYDLQRVEDLDEGLKQADFVSLHTKLTEKTKGLINARRLALLKPGTVIVNTGRGELLELAPLVEAIKAGKIRYGADVLDQEPPPADHPLLGLPGTVLTPHIGSRTHESVQRQASCAVENLTRFLAGKQPIAQANPEVSAK
- a CDS encoding response regulator; its protein translation is MPPAQSEKNRRIIIIDDNHAIHEDFARILRGKDQQQNKLDDLEAELFGSAKPQSGAVNFDLSSAFQGEEGVAKVRDALNAGRPFALAFVDMRMPPGIDGLETLERLWQLDPDIQAVICTAYSDYSWDELLGRLGRNDRLLILKKPFDNIEVRQMAGTLTEKWSLQRDHHERLSTLEQAVAERTAEMMDANRKLTSEIVERANIESELYKAKTAAEAANEAKSMFLANMSHEVRTPLNGIIGMSDLLLQTELTHLQRDFVQTLSRSGEALLSVVNEILDFSKIEAGKIVLERADFLLSEAVHAALDLQAQPAASKKLELAFLVESDVPTRLHGDTARLRQVLFNLIGNAIKFTEHGEVFLHVTCDQKSERDCTLRFEVTDTGIGISPEIQKTLFQPFTQADSSTSRKYGGTGLGLAICKRIVEMMGGQVGIRSEAGKGSTFWFTAHFTRPVGMALSAAPFNIPVRRALIVDDNETNRKVLRHQLTYRRIPHDEAPSGPAALAALRHAFLEGAPFDLVLLDYHMPEMDGLELANAINALTDLPQPVKILITSLGDKLSPAQLESHRITSCLLKPIKPNPLFDAIRSAMDSGHTAADSIAHYEESPELQEAVRILVVDDNAINQTVTGHQLLRLGYRADFANHGRDAIEALHRQPYDIIFMDEQMPVMDGIEATKLIRAAQISRDPRIPRHLRIIALTANVLPAERERLLEAGMDDYLSKPVITAAIREVLLRNIDSLQASRKATRTPFP